The Myripristis murdjan chromosome 8, fMyrMur1.1, whole genome shotgun sequence genomic sequence ACATGTTGGACATCAGTGGATTCCTCAGGTTGTCTAGTTTACATTTATACTCATATCTTTACTCTAAACCAattcagtaattaaaaaaaaaatccaaaaaaaaacagaattatgatACTtagttgatttgatttttttttttccccccacccctACTCTAGATATTACTGTTCAATAGTTTACCGCGGTGTGTAACCCCTATAATAATGAACACTATGGGAATATTAGTTGAAAAACTGCAATTTTATTAATCGGTATCAACGATAACTGTCAAAAACAAGGTGTATGATGTgggaatgataataataataagtatgtTTCTTGATTGATTCTGTTTTACGTTCTGTGTTTCCCTCAGGAGACTCTGGTGAACCTGGCTGGTCTGCTGGTCAGTCTGATACTGATCCCCCTCGTCACCGACAATCCAGCGTGAGTGCTGAAGCGTGTGAGCTCTGTGAAGTCTCTGATTGGTCGAGACGCCTGCCGTTTGACTCATGtcgcccccccctcctcctcttcctcttcctcttcctctctccatctgtctctgctcttCAGGCTGACCCTtggcctcttcttcctcttcaccaTCTTCCACCTGTACGCCAACTACAGGGCGGTGCGCTCGGTTGTCATGGAGACCTTCAACGAGGCGCGGCTGTCCATCGTGTTGCGTCGGTACCTGAGGGACGGGCGGGTCCTCGCTCCTCCGGAGGCCAATCGGAGCGAGCCGGTTTTCTTGGGTGAGAATCGGACGTGGTTAAcactttttttaatctccttaTCAGGCAAAATCATAAACATACGTGTtggtttttttctcctccagatTTTAGGAAAACAGTGCCGATCAGACTCGGAGTGAGCCTGAAGGAACTTGTGCAAAGGTAATTTCATACAGCGtgcaatttttgtttgcatGGTAAATACACGCACAAAGCAAAGTTCATCCCATTTTGATGTGATTCCATTTATTTTCCAGCCAAGAGGAGCTGAGTTTGGCTTTGAGGAACAACAACATGCCTTATCTCTTAGGAGTGAGAAATGGTTCGTCAGCCGATGATGTCCGCACCGTATAAAACACATTGAAAGTACCCACAtgtcagttttattattattattattattattattgttattgttatttatgcCGTGTCtctgtcagggtgtgtgtgtgtttgcctgggACCGGAAGCGTCTGTGTGTGACGAAATCAGAGCGATGTGCCAAGCGATTTGCCTCAGCGGTGCATTGGACCCTGCAGCACCGCTCGCTGTCATACAAAAGAGCCAAAGTGAGCTTCTTATTTCCCCCACCCTTTCCTCCTTTTACATTAATatcgttttttaaaaatttacacTCATCCACACTGTTCGTCTCATTTTTGAAAGATCACTGGGAAATGGTGCATGACAGCCACAAGCTGATGGACCAGATTTTCAATCCGTTTCTCAAAGGTAAGCAGCAggcgaaaaaacaaaacaagacaaaactaTTATTTCTCTTATGTGTGTTTCCGCTGaattgacagtgtgtgtgctgttgctgTGCAGGTGCAGAGGCGGCCGGATGGCAGATCAGTCGAACTCTGCTGAGCTGGGACGAGTGGAGAGTCGAGTGGAAAACAAAGAGCAGCTGAAGTGACGCATTTCCCTCCCTGATTATTCTGTCACGGCCTTTTCATATTGTAGTACTCTCTGAATAAAGCCAAAGTGATTTTTAGTAATCCAGAATATGTACTCTTTGTCCAGACTCCAATGGAAAAACGTTTATAGTATTCCTGTGGTAATTTTTTTGGGAAGAGTATTATACATATATTGCAGAAAAACAACCATAAACAAACCGTCActttgtggtgatttttttttttttttttttgtcacatatCTGAAGTCGCACGGTGGTGTGGCCGTCGGCAAATTGCATTAGTTCAACTAACTgatgtttatttacttatttagcACATTTATCACTTCTATAAATAcaccaagaagaagaaaagcaataaaatacacTGATCAAACAGCAATGTAACTCTGAAATTGTTGGTGTTAAATTTGTTGCtgctgaataaaaatgttttttaatggtttCTTTACAAAAAATAGTGTTTCATTTGTCTAATATTACCGCATACACTGTAAATATTATTGTTTACTGAACACTGGCCATCAGCAAGAataatttctgtttctttcatgTATTTCCTGCATGAGCTCTTGTCTTCCACTCCGGTCCGCTTGGTGGCGGTAATGCGCCTCCTCTTAACTGGTTTGCCAACCGCAGAAAAAcactaaagaagaagaagaatttacaacacaaacttagcattagcattagcattaacagtattttttttttttatttatatatatatagatcaAATGGCGAAGTTTAAATGCAGTGCCTATAACTGCAAAAGTACGAACGCGTCTGGTGTGACGTTTTTTAAGTGAGTATTGTGTATTCCTTGCACTTTATTGACTAAAAACCAAAGCATTTATAGGAAACTTGTGAAATATCCCACTGAAGATTCGGTTAGCGAACATAAGGCAGCTTTAATCAGACATCATAATTCAGGTCGCTGCTTCGCCTGTCCCgtttttatctctgtttttaCAACTCAATGGGAAGATTTTCTAAATAAACCAGTGGTGCCTCTGCCTCTGAACACCTGGGCTGGACTCTCATTCAGCCCTTTCATTTCGAAACTGAGTTTTCTAGCAACAAATCCCCACTGAGGTCTGACAGGAGTTAAGTTAATCAGCCATGCCCTCTGTGTAGATATAATAACATGATAGCTAGTGTCTGCAGTAAAATACAGGCCTTCTGTGAGAGTGAATGGACTGGGATCCATTTAGACCTCGCAGAGATTGTTTAATAGGCTTGTCCCAGTGCTTATGAatacagacaggtgacaaattaaagtaaaaacaaacaaacaaacaaacaaacaaaaacaacataaattgTCTTGGAGCGGCCAGCAGAGATCCACGTCTCTGGAGCTgcactggagggatggaggagctttattcttccaaaagatagtCCCTCATTTGATGCTTtaagtgatgctggatcaggaTCTTTCATCTGAGGGTTATCACTCATAACTTTGTGTTGAATTGGTTGGAGTGTTTACCAGGACAAGTGGAGCCAAACTGTGCCAGGAAAATCCCCCCACAGTGCACCAGAGCCGGCGGATCCCGTCTCTGTCGGGGGTCCAGCATCAGGCCTGCACCATTCTCTCGGTCT encodes the following:
- the rusf1 gene encoding RUS family member 1, translating into MEGDAAVALAAERYGSGESWRFFLKDGRLERRRDRREGAAAGSSVISVFKSVFLPQGYPDSVSGDYLNYQLWDTVQAFCSSLSGTLATQASLRGVGVGNQEATVAAATVTWLLRDGTGMLGRILFAWRKGSKLDSEAKKWRLFADVLNDVAMFMEILAPNFPACFTLIVCTAGIFKSIVGVAGGATRAALTVHQARRDNMADISAKDGSQETLVNLAGLLVSLILIPLVTDNPALTLGLFFLFTIFHLYANYRAVRSVVMETFNEARLSIVLRRYLRDGRVLAPPEANRSEPVFLDFRKTVPIRLGVSLKELVQSQEELSLALRNNNMPYLLGVRNGCVCVCLGPEASVCDEIRAMCQAICLSGALDPAAPLAVIQKSQNHWEMVHDSHKLMDQIFNPFLKGAEAAGWQISRTLLSWDEWRVEWKTKSS